Within the Microbacterium sp. 1S1 genome, the region GGTCGGCTCGACGGGACTTCCGGCCGTCATCTGGGTCGTCACCGCGAATTCGCTCTCCATCGCGAGGTGCGCCGCGATCATCCCGCCCTGCGAATGGGCGACGACATCCACGCGATCGCCCGGTCTCGCGCCGGACGCACGCACCGCGTCGAGAGTCGCCTGATACGACGCGGACCTTCCCCCGGCGTAGAGCTCGACGTTGGACTTCATGTCCCAGGGCTCGGAGCCCCCGGCCTCCCGCAGCGACATCGACCGACTCCCGCTCAGGTACGCGACGTATCGCGCCGCCCCGCCGGGCATGGTGTACTTCTCGACCGCGACCTGGGCTCCGGTTGCGGCGGGCATCCTCCGGAACGCGGCCGCCAGCCCGCTCGGCGCTCCGTCCGGACGGGCCGTCGCGGCGACCGCGACACCCACCCGGTCCGCCGGCCCCCCGAGCGTCATCCCGGGCTCCACCCGGCCGAGCCCCGAGGTCATCCCGACGACGGCACCGCTCGCGAACAGCGGCGCGAGGAGGCCGCCGGGGTCGAACTGATCGACCAGACCGCGGAAGCGGCGGCCCTTCGCCTGCCGCTCCAGGGCATCGGCGAGCGGAGCCAGGCGCTCGTCGGCGGCGAGGAGACGCCCCAGTCGCGCCTCCACGGCGGCTGCGGCAGCCGCATCCGTGTGCGAAAGCGCCTCCGCCTCCGCTCGCAGCTCGACCACCTCGTACGTCTCGGCCGTCAGGAGCACGTCGGCGGCACTCCTCTCGACGCTGTCCGTCAGCGCGGCCAGCGCGGTCGCGACCGATCGCAGAGACCATGCCGCGGGATACAGATCGGTCCAGCAGGCCGAGGAGAGCAGGGCTGCGGCGCGTCCAACCGCCTCTTCCGCCTCCGTGAGCACCGGAAGAACGCCCCGCACCCGCGCCGCGAGGTCGCGCAGCTGTGCGGTGTCCACCGCGACCGCCCCGCCGTGGTCGACGCTGAGGCCGCTCACGCGTCCTCCGCGTGCTCGCGACACTCCTGCAGCATTGCCCGGGCGAGCGTGGTGTCATCCTCCAGCCGTCGAAGGGCGAGCCGCAGCGCGTCCGCCCCCTCGGACTGCCAGCCGGATTGCTCCCGAACGGCCGCCAGCACCGAGGCCGCGTCGTCCAGCCCTGCGAGGGCGGCATCCAGCTCGGCCAGGACCCCGGCGCGGAGAACGGGATCGACGCGGGACGAGAGGGGCGCGAGCGCGAAGGTCGACATGGGCTCCAGCCTCTCGCGACCGCTCCGCGATGGTGCCGCCGACAGCTCGGGCGGACGCAGCCGGTGGACAGCCGATCGATCTCCCCACCGGTGCGGGAAGCCCGAACGCCCCGCTCTCATCCGATGTCCGCTGGGCAGGATCGGCATCGACCGGCAGAATGGATCCGTGACAGCCCGAGATCCCTTCCGCGTGATCTTCGTCTGCACGGGCAACATCTGCCGCTCCCCCATGGCCGAGGTCGTCTTCCGGGACCTCGCCGACCGCCAGGGGCTCGGGTCCCGGATCGTGTCGCGGAGCGCCGGCACCGGTGATTGGCATCTCGGGGAACGCGCCGACCACCGCACCATCGACTCGCTCGCCCGCCGCGGCTACGACGGTTCGCAGCACCGCGCGCGGCAGTTCACCGCCGCGACCTTCGCCGAGAACGACCTCGTCGTGGCCCTCGACCGCACGCACGAACGGATCCTCCGCGAGTGGGCGAGGGACGAGGACGAAGACGGCAAGGTGACCCTCCTGCTCGCGTTCGACCCGGACGCCTCGACGCAGGACGTCCCCGACCCCTACTACGCGGGCCCGGAGATGTTCGATTCCGTGCTCGGTATGATCGAGACGGCGACTCGCGGCTTGTTCCGCCAGCTCGAACCGGCCCTGCGCCTGCCCCGCCCGCCCCGAACCTTCGGGGCCTCATCAGGAGGACTCCCCTGACTTTCCAGCCTTCACTCCCGCCGCAGCCCCTGAGCCCCCTCGACGGCCGCTACCGCACCGCCGTGACCGGGCTCGCCGACTTCCTCTCCGAGGCCGGGCTCAACCGCGCCCGGGTCGAGGTGGAGGTCGAGTGGCTCATCGCCCTCACGGACCGCTCGCTGTTCGAGACGTCCCCGCTGGGCGAGGCCGACAAGGACCGTCTGCGCGCGCTCTACCGCGACTTCGGGCAGGCGGAGATCGACTGGCTCGCGGAGAAGGAAGCCGTCACGCAGCACGACGTGAAGGCCGTCGAGTATCTCGTGCGGGACAGGCTGTCGGCGCTCGGCCTCGACCACATCGCCGAGCTCACCCACTTCGCCTGCACGAGCGAGGACATCAACTCCGCGTCCTACGCCCTGACCGTCAAGCGCGCGGTCGAGGAGGTCTGGCTCCCGGCCCTCGACACCGTGATCGCGAAGCTACGCGAACTCGCGGTCGAGCACGCCGACGCCGCGATGCTCTCCCGCACCCACGGCCAGCCCGCGACGCCTTCGACCATGGGCAAGGAACTCGCCGTCTTCGCCTGGCGCCTGGAGCGGGTCCGCGCGCAGATCGCCGGTTCCGACTACCTCGCGAAGTTCTCCGGCGCGACGGGCACCTGGTCCGCCCATCTCGCGGCCGACCCCGACGCCGACTGGCCGACCATCGCCCGCGAGTACATCGAGGGTCTCGGACTCGGGTTCAACCCGCTGACCACGCAGATCGAGTCGCACGACTGGCAGGTGGAGCTCTACGACCGCGTGCGCCATGCCGGTGGCATCCTGCACAACCTCGCCACCGACGTCTGGACCTACATCTCGCTCGGCTACTTCGCGCAGATCCCGGTCGCCGGCGCCACCGGCTCGTCGACCATGCCGCACAAGATCAACCCGATCCGGTTCGAGAACGCCGAAGCCAACCTCGAGATCTCCGGTGCCCTGCTCGCCTCCCTCGGCCAGACGCTGGTGACGAGCCGGCTGCAGCGCGACCTCACCGACTCCACCACGCAGCGCAACATCGGCGTCGCGTTCGGGCACTCGCTGCTCGCCCTCGACAACCTGCGCCGCGGCCTGAACGCGATCTCGCTGTCGCGCGACGTCCTGCTCGCCGACCTCGACGTGAACTGGGAGGTGCTGGCAGAGGCGATCCAGACGGTGATCCGCGCCGAGGTCGTCGCCGGCCGGTCGAGCATCCAGGACCCGTATGCGCTGTTGAAGGACCTCACCCGCGGACACCGGGTGGGTGCCGCCGACCTGGCGTCGTTCGTCGAGGGCCTGGAGATCGGGGACGCGGCCAAGCAGCGACTCCTCGCCCTCACCCCCGCGACCTACACCGGGCTGGCGGAGCGCCTGGCCCGCTGAGCCGCACCGACGGTGCCCCCGCGCTGCGCGTTCGCAGCTCAGGAGGTTCCGTGAGTGCGGAACAGCAACCGCGGTGATCGCGTACGGCCGCGGCCGAGGCGCCCACCGTTCTCCTGAGTTGTGAACGCCCTCCCGGCGGCAACGCTAGGAGCGCGACTCTCCCGAGTGTTCCTCGACCCTGTCCTTCGGCATGAACGCGGCCGCGGTCAGGGTGAGCACGGCGGTCACGGCGACCGCGACGAACACCCAGACCGACGCGTGGATGATCGTGCCGGGGTCGTCGGGCCCGGCGCCCTGCGCGATGACCGTGTTGGAGATGGCGCCGAACACGGCGACACCCACGGCGCTTCCCGCGGAGCGCGCGAACGCGTTCATCCCGGTCACCGCTCCGCGCTCACCCCAGCCGACCGAGGCCTGCGCCGCGATCAGGGTCGGCGCTGCGCTCCACCCGAGCCCGAAGCCGAGCAGGAACGCGACGCCGGCGACCACGAACGGATTCGGCCACGGGGCGACCGCCGCGAGAGCGATCGCGGCGAGCGTCGTGATGCTCATGCCGATCAGCGTCGTGCGGCGGAAGCCGATGCGCAGGTACAGGCGCCCGGCGTTCGCCGCCGCCAAAGGCCAGCCGAGCGTGAGTGCAGCGACCGCGAGACCGGAGAGCAGCGGAGCGATGCCGATGGAGCCCTCGAGGTAGGCCGGGGCGAAGCTCGTCACGCCGAGCATGAGCGCCCCGATGCCGAGCGACACGATGGTCGTCGTGAGGATGAGCCGACGCGTCACGAGGCGCAGATCGACGATCGGCTCCGCGACGCGGCGCTCGACGAACCCGAAGGCGACCAACGCGACGATCCCGATCCCGAAGCAGAGGGCGCTCGGCAGGGACAGCCATGCCCACGCGTTGCCGCCCTCGAGCATCCCGAGGATGAGCGCGGTGAGCCCGATGGTGAGCAGCACGGCTCCGCCGTAGTCGATGCTGTGCCGCTGCGTCTGCTTCTCCTCCCGATAGGTCCGCAGCAGCATCCACCCGGCGACGAGGCACAGCGGGATGTTGATCCAGAAGATCCACCGCCATGCGTCGAGCTGGGCGAAGATGCCGCCGAGCGCCGGCCCGACGACGGACGAGATCGCCCAGACGCTGGCGACGTACCCCTGTACCTTCGCGCGTTCTGCGACCGTGTAGATGTCCCCGACGATCGTCATCGACATCGGCGCGACCGCACCGGCGCCGAGCCCCTGGATGACACGGAAGGCGATGAGCGCGGGCATGCTCCAGGCGAACCCACACAGGATGGACCCGAGCAGGAAGAGCGCGATGCCCAGGAGGATGATCGGCTTCCGGCCCACGGTGTCCGCGAACCGCGAGTAGATCGGGACGCTCACCGCCTGCGCGAGCAGGTAGACCGAGAAGAGCCAGGGAAACTGCTGGTAGCTGCCGAGATCCCGGACGATGCTGGGCACCGCCGTCGCCAGGATGGTGGCGTCGATCGCGATGAGGCCGGTGGCGAGCATGAGCGCGCCGAGGATGGGTCCCCGTTCCGATCGGAGTCCGATGGAGGCGCGATCGACGGAGGCAGTCACCTCAGGGACAAGCGGATCGGTCCCGCCGATATTCCGCTCCTCGCCCGAGTCAGGACGACGCGGGGCTCCCCGGCTCCTCGGGCCGGCCGTCGCCGTCGTCCTCGGCGTCGTAGAGCACGGGACGGTCGACGGTCTTCGTGACGTCTGCCGGATCGACCGCGAGCATCAGCATCGCGAGGATCAGGAGCGTCGCGATGAACGCGCCGCCACCGACGACGAGGCTCAGAGCCACCGGGGTGAGGCCTTCATAGGTGCCGTTCGCGATGGCCGTGTTCACGCGCAGGGTGAAGGCGCCGGTGGAGACGAGGGTGACCACCATGGCGAACACGCCGCACCCCAGGGCGATCCCGAGGAGGTGGAGGGGTCGCAGGATGTCCCGTCGGGTGGGCTTGTCGTCGCTCATCGCTCTCCTCCGTGCTCCACAGGAGCCGCGTCGTTCTCGGGGGCGGCAGCGACGTCATCGGCGTCCGCGCGCTTCGGGGTGAGGCCGGCGATGCCCAGGAACACGGCGACGATGGCCGCGTACCCTCCGAACATCCCGACGCCGAGGATGATGCCCGACAGTTCGAACGTGCCCGCCTTGTCGATCGTGTACTCCTGCACGAATCCCGACGGGATCAGCAGCAGGACGATGGCCAGCAGCACTCCCAGTGCCCCGACGGTGATGGCGTCTGTCGCGAGGGTGCCCCCGGCACGGCGGGCACGGATGCCGGCGAGCAGCTCGATGCCGCCGCTGAGCAGCCCCCACGCGACGAGGACGATGAAGAACATGTCGTCCGTGCGCCAGGCGGGAACACCGCTGGCCATCCCGGCGATCACGCTCACGACGGCCAGGAGGATCGCCGGCCAGCGCGACCCGGCGGGGAGCACGAGCCACGCGGCGAGCACGTGGACGAGCGCGGTGACCAGTGCGAAGCCGCTGAACACGGCCAGCCCGATCGGCGCGGAGTGGTCCGACGAGAAGGTGATCATCAGGGCGGCGACGGCGGCGAACAGCGCGCGCAGCAGTTGCACGTGGCGCAGAGTGAACGCGCGAGCAGGGGCAGACATGACGGCCAGATCCTCCGGGGTTTCCCGACCAGTCTACGCGGGGGCGCGAACCGGGAGCGCCCGTGGATGCCCGTGAAGCCCGGCTGATCTCCCCAGATCGATTGCCGGGCTTCACGACATACGCAGCAAGGGGGGCATCACTGCGTCGGGCCGCTGTCGCGGGTTCGGGCACCCTTCCCGCGATATCGCAGCCTCGTGACCCACTTGCCCACCCGTCCCCTGCGGTGCGCGCGTGCGGTCTTATGCTCACTGTAGAGGTGTGTTCTTCACATACCGGGCGGGGGCTGTGATGGGTTTTGGGGACGGCGAGAAGAGAGCGGCGACACCGGACGCGTTCGCGTCGGCACTACGCGATGCGATCAATGCCAAACCGGTCACGCTGTCGTGGTTGCAGCGCCAACTCCGAGACCGGGGCAACCGGGTCTCGATGGCGACGCTGAGCTACTGGCGGTCCGGGGCTCGGCGACCCGAGGGCGCCCAGTCGCTCGCCGCCCTCGCCGACATCGAAGACCTGCTGTGCCTGGACCCCGGGACGTTGAGCCGACTGCTCCGCCCGAACCGCACCGGACCGCTGGGCCCCCAGGGGTTCCCGCTGGAGCAGGTCGACATGGAGCGCGCTGTGCGCGAGGTGTATGCCGCCCTCGGCGCCACGTACCCCGAACCGTCGCGAGAGCTCACCGTCCACTCCGTCACGGATGTGGATGCCGACGGCGAGGTGTCCTCCTGCCTCACCCGCAGCATCGTGCAGGCGACGAGCGGGGTCATCACCGCCATCCCCGTGCTCGACCTCACCCCCGGGGTCCCCGGCCCGCCACCGCTCCTGACCGCCGTGGCCGGCGGGCGGATCACGGCCCGGTACTCCCACCCGAACGGCGAGGCGCACGGCGCCCTCTTCGAGCTGGACGTGCCACTCGAAGCACCGGACACCGCCGTGGTCGAGTGGTCGGTGCAGTACGGGCCTGGCCACGCGTCCGATCGGGAGACCGGTCACGCCGTCTCCCGACAGGCACGCGAGCTGCTGGTGTGGACCCGCTTCCACCCTGACGCGGTGCCGGACTGGTGCGAGGAGCTGGTCGAAACCGCCGCGGGCACCACGATCACGCGGCTTCCCTCGCCGCGCGGCACGTCGGTGCACCAGGTCCGCCGGGCATTCGGGCCGGGAGCACTCGGGCTGCGCTGGGGTTACGGCCCTCGTGACGGCGGTCAGCCCGGCTGATCGCCCGTCGCGACCGGCCGCCCCGGGGTGTTCGACCACTGGCTCCAGGAGCCGGGGTAGACCTTCGCGGGGATCCCGACCTCGTGCAGGACCAGTGCGGTGTGCGCCGCCGTGATGCCGGATCCGCAGTAGGCCGCGACCGGCGTGTCCTCGGCGATCCCGGCTTCGGCGAGCGTCGCGAGCACGCTGTCCCGGTCGCGGAGTCGGCCGTGCTCATCGAGGTGTCGCAGTGTCGGAAGGTTGCGGGCTCCGGGGATGTGTCCGGCGACCGGGTCGAGGGGCTCGCTCTCGCCGCGGTAGCGCTCCGGGGCGCGCACGTCGAGCAGGACGCCGCGCGCCGGGAACGTCGCCGCCTCGTCGATCGAGAGCGCCTCCTGCCCCGGGGTGGAGAGCTCGACATCCCCCATCTCCGGCACGACGTCGTCGGTCGTCAGGTCGTATCCGGCCGCTGTCCACGCGCGCAGGCCCCCGTCGAGCACCCGGACGTCGACCCCCGCCTGACGAAGCAGCCACCAGGCGCGAGCCGCCGCGAGCCCCCGCGTGTCGTCGTACGCGACCACCGCGTCTCCCTGGCGGACGCCCCAGCGCCGCGCCGCCGCCTCCAGCGTCTCCCTGGACGGGAGCGGATGACGTCCCTCCGTCGGAGCCCCCGGCGTGGAGAGTTCCTGATCCAGCGAAGCGAACACCGCGCCGGGGATGTGGCCCGAGAGGTAGTCGCTGTGACCGGCTTCGGGTCGATCGAGACGCCAACGCACGTCGATGATCCGGATCGCAGCCCCTTCGTCGATGAGGTCGTGGAGGTCGGTCGCGCTGAGGAAGTGACTCATGGTGCGAGGCTACCGAGCCTTCGGCGACCGGTGTCGGCACCCGTCACGGACGGACACGTCTCCGGGGTGCCGAGAACGCACGGGAATAGAGACGCAGCTCCGGCGTTTCCTCCTCACATGATTGAAACTTCAACGGTCGCCGCCGAGCGCACCCGTGTGCGCGTGCCCCTGCGCTTCGCGGACGGGTTCGCGACGACGGCCGACGTGGTGACGTTCGACGGTCTCGTGGACGGACGCGAGCACCTCCTGCTCGGCCTCGGCGACTGGCAGGGCGCGTTGGCCCGCGGGGCGGACGGCGGCGACGCTCCCCTCGTCCGTCCTCACAGCGAGTGCCTCACGGGCGACGTCTTCGGCTCGGAGCGCTGCGACTGCGGGCCGCAGCTGCGGGAGGCCGTCGAGCGCATCGCCGACGAGGGCGGCTTCCTCCTCTACCTGCGCCAGGAGGGTCGCGGCATCGGCCTCTACGCCAAGCTCGACGCCTACGCGCTGCAGGACGCGGGCCTCGACACGTACGAGGCGAACGTCGCACTCGGCCACGGCGAGGACGAACGGGACTACACGGTCGCCGCGCAGATGCTGCGGGCCATGGGCGTGGACAGCATCCGTCTGCTCAGCAACAACCCGGACAAGGCCGCCCAGCTCGACGCCCTCGGCGTCCGCGTCGCGGAGCGCGTCCGCACCGAGGTGCACCTGTCCGAGGCGAACACGCGCT harbors:
- a CDS encoding low molecular weight protein-tyrosine-phosphatase, with the protein product MTARDPFRVIFVCTGNICRSPMAEVVFRDLADRQGLGSRIVSRSAGTGDWHLGERADHRTIDSLARRGYDGSQHRARQFTAATFAENDLVVALDRTHERILREWARDEDEDGKVTLLLAFDPDASTQDVPDPYYAGPEMFDSVLGMIETATRGLFRQLEPALRLPRPPRTFGASSGGLP
- the purB gene encoding adenylosuccinate lyase, whose amino-acid sequence is MTFQPSLPPQPLSPLDGRYRTAVTGLADFLSEAGLNRARVEVEVEWLIALTDRSLFETSPLGEADKDRLRALYRDFGQAEIDWLAEKEAVTQHDVKAVEYLVRDRLSALGLDHIAELTHFACTSEDINSASYALTVKRAVEEVWLPALDTVIAKLRELAVEHADAAMLSRTHGQPATPSTMGKELAVFAWRLERVRAQIAGSDYLAKFSGATGTWSAHLAADPDADWPTIAREYIEGLGLGFNPLTTQIESHDWQVELYDRVRHAGGILHNLATDVWTYISLGYFAQIPVAGATGSSTMPHKINPIRFENAEANLEISGALLASLGQTLVTSRLQRDLTDSTTQRNIGVAFGHSLLALDNLRRGLNAISLSRDVLLADLDVNWEVLAEAIQTVIRAEVVAGRSSIQDPYALLKDLTRGHRVGAADLASFVEGLEIGDAAKQRLLALTPATYTGLAERLAR
- a CDS encoding MFS transporter gives rise to the protein MTASVDRASIGLRSERGPILGALMLATGLIAIDATILATAVPSIVRDLGSYQQFPWLFSVYLLAQAVSVPIYSRFADTVGRKPIILLGIALFLLGSILCGFAWSMPALIAFRVIQGLGAGAVAPMSMTIVGDIYTVAERAKVQGYVASVWAISSVVGPALGGIFAQLDAWRWIFWINIPLCLVAGWMLLRTYREEKQTQRHSIDYGGAVLLTIGLTALILGMLEGGNAWAWLSLPSALCFGIGIVALVAFGFVERRVAEPIVDLRLVTRRLILTTTIVSLGIGALMLGVTSFAPAYLEGSIGIAPLLSGLAVAALTLGWPLAAANAGRLYLRIGFRRTTLIGMSITTLAAIALAAVAPWPNPFVVAGVAFLLGFGLGWSAAPTLIAAQASVGWGERGAVTGMNAFARSAGSAVGVAVFGAISNTVIAQGAGPDDPGTIIHASVWVFVAVAVTAVLTLTAAAFMPKDRVEEHSGESRS
- a CDS encoding acyl-CoA synthetase, with translation MSAPARAFTLRHVQLLRALFAAVAALMITFSSDHSAPIGLAVFSGFALVTALVHVLAAWLVLPAGSRWPAILLAVVSVIAGMASGVPAWRTDDMFFIVLVAWGLLSGGIELLAGIRARRAGGTLATDAITVGALGVLLAIVLLLIPSGFVQEYTIDKAGTFELSGIILGVGMFGGYAAIVAVFLGIAGLTPKRADADDVAAAPENDAAPVEHGGER
- a CDS encoding sulfurtransferase; the protein is MSHFLSATDLHDLIDEGAAIRIIDVRWRLDRPEAGHSDYLSGHIPGAVFASLDQELSTPGAPTEGRHPLPSRETLEAAARRWGVRQGDAVVAYDDTRGLAAARAWWLLRQAGVDVRVLDGGLRAWTAAGYDLTTDDVVPEMGDVELSTPGQEALSIDEAATFPARGVLLDVRAPERYRGESEPLDPVAGHIPGARNLPTLRHLDEHGRLRDRDSVLATLAEAGIAEDTPVAAYCGSGITAAHTALVLHEVGIPAKVYPGSWSQWSNTPGRPVATGDQPG
- the ribA gene encoding GTP cyclohydrolase II, which produces MIETSTVAAERTRVRVPLRFADGFATTADVVTFDGLVDGREHLLLGLGDWQGALARGADGGDAPLVRPHSECLTGDVFGSERCDCGPQLREAVERIADEGGFLLYLRQEGRGIGLYAKLDAYALQDAGLDTYEANVALGHGEDERDYTVAAQMLRAMGVDSIRLLSNNPDKAAQLDALGVRVAERVRTEVHLSEANTRYLQAKRDHTAHTIDLTAA